From a single Nicotiana tomentosiformis chromosome 2, ASM39032v3, whole genome shotgun sequence genomic region:
- the LOC138906168 gene encoding uncharacterized protein has translation MSEYEACILGFNLAVDMNIQELLVIGDSDLLVHQIEFRHIPRIQNEFADALATLSSMIQHPDKNFIDPIPVRIHNRPVYCAHIEEETDGNPWFHDIREYLAKGEYPEHANHTQKCTLQRLSNHFFQSGGIMYRRTHDLGLLRCVDAKEASKLLEEIHAETYGPHMNGFVLAKKILRARYFWMTMETDCIRVVNVETRFHEKEGRDNINLLPVVLATFCGNLQATLVPMVLAKMLRALSAYERGYDFFIGCNLLLHIWATKDFLQREATIDYFVGVSNMIYNHNERLKYWISPHGQQEWREMLTNLIEEWINWKLSWDEYNGQILIPRIRRLQEEWDDLITMLMGQKSLCTPEYYVWISEEEELARSSREGRAWLEDAVVPGSIDHMLPLVEDDNQVVKCIQIESSTKPEEDPGEESKFNDDDDEFEEDPGEEPEGEPEEEKDMGNDSGDEYARRWRSEAARAQPPLDDNELTKYFIRAHEGIYFEKMMRMMGQKFPELVKMGDFLEEGIKSGKVQSMVALQAASKAIQSG, from the exons TTAGGTTTCAATTTGGCTGTcgacatgaatatccaggaattgCTAGTGATTGGTGATTCAGACCTGCTGGTGCACCAG ATAGAATTCCGACATATCCCTAGAATCCAGAATGAATTCGCAGATGCACTGGCCACTTTGTCATctatgatacaacacccagacaagaacttCATCGATCCCATTCCGGTAAGAATCCATAATCGGCCAGTTTACTGCGCTCATATTGAAGAAGAAACAgatgggaatccatggttccatgatatcagggaatatttggcaaaaggagaaTATCCAGAGCATGCAAACCACACTCAGAAATGCACACTTCAGAGGttatccaaccatttcttccagaGCGGAGGAATTATGTATAGAAGAACTCATGATCTGGGGctattacggtgtgttgacgccaaAGAAGCCTCCAAACTGCTTGAAGAGATACATGCCGAAACCTACGGCCCACATATGAATGGTTTCGtcctagccaagaagatactcagagccagatacttttggatgactatggaaacagactgcatccg agttgtcaatgtcgaaacccgatttcatgagaaagaggggcgcgacaACATCAACCTGTTACCAGTGGTCCTAGCAACCTTCTGTGGCAATCTTCAAGCTACTTTGGTGCCGATGGTGTTAGCTAAGATGCTGAGAGCTTTGTCCGCATATGAACGGGGGTATGATTTCTTTATAGGTTGTAACTTGCTGCTTCATATCTGGGCTACTAAAGATTTCTTACAGCGAGAGGCCACCATCGATTACTTTGTGGGCGTCAGCAATATGATCTACAACCACAATGAAAGATTGAAATACTGGATCTCCCCACATGGGCAACAAGAATGGAGGGAAATGCTGACCAATCTGATAGAAGAATGGATCAACTGGAAACTCTCTTG GGATGAGTATAATGGACAGATCCTAATTCCCAGGATAAGAAGGCTGCAAGAAGAGTGGGATGACCTGATAACAATGCTTATGGGTCAAAAATCGTTGTGTACGCCTGAGTATTACGTCTGGATTAGCGAAGAAGAAGAACTGGCCCGGTCCAGCAGAGAGGGTAGAGCCTGGTTAGAGGATGCG GTGGTCCCAGGATCCATTGACCACATGTTGCCACTTGTTGAAGACGATAATCAGGTAGTGAAGTGCATCCAGATAGAATCAAGCACAAAGCCAGAAGAAGATCCAGGGGAGGAGTCTAAAttcaatgatgatgatgatgagtttGAGGAAGACCCGGGGGAGGAACCAGAAGGGGAGCCAGAAGAAGAGAAGGATATGGGAAACGACtcaggggatg AATATGCACGACGGTGGAGGTCGGAGGCTGCTAGGGCACAACCTCCGCTGGATGACAATGAACTGACCAAGTATTTCATCAGAGCCCATGAGggaatatactttgaaaagatgatgAGAATGATGGGACAGAAGTTCCCTGAGTtggtcaagatgggagatttcttagaagaggGCATAAAATCTGGTAAAGTACAATCCATGGTAGCATTGCAAGCGGCCAGCAAGGCCATCCAGTCAGGGTGA
- the LOC138906167 gene encoding uncharacterized protein — MEKVKIIKELLKTAQNRQKSYLDVRHRDLEFKEDDWVFLKVSPMKGIMRFGKKRKLNPRYVGLYKIIHRIGKVAYNLELPPEMSLVHLVFHVSMLKKVVGDPTLTVPVEAIEVNEKFTYEEILVSTIDRQF, encoded by the coding sequence atggaaaaagttaaaatcattaaggagctgttgaagactgctcagaatCGTCAGAAATCTTATTTggatgttcgtcatagggatttggagttcaaagaagatgattgggtattcttaaaggtttcccccatgaagggtataatgcgatttggtaagaaacggaAATTAaatccgaggtatgtcggactgtACAAAATCATTCATAGGATTGGTAAGGTGGCGTACaatcttgagctaccacctgaaatgtcattagtgcacctggtgtttcatgtgtctatgttgaagaaagtagttggagatccgacactcactGTTCCGGTTGAggctattgaggtaaatgagaaatttacttacgaagagattctggTTTCTACTATTGATCGTCAATtctga